The DNA region AGTCAGGTATTTAAACGGAGAAATAGGCAAGGGTCAGTTTACCTTTTATGGGGGGCATGATCCGGAAGATTATAAACACGAGGTGGGCGACCCGCCAACAGACCTGAACCTGCACCCCAATTCTCCCGGGTACCGCTTGATCCTGAACAACGTACTGTTCCCCGCAGCCAAGAAGAAACCGCAGAAAACTTAATCGTAAAAATTCCACTGCACCCCAAACTTGAACAACATGCGGTCCTGCATCGGATACCGGTTAATGGTATAGTACCCTTTACTAGGGAAACCCTGGTTCACATAGTCGCATTTCACAAACAGGTTTGCTTTTCTCAGACTGGCTTTTACCCAAACATCCACAATCGGGGTACTTTCAAATGTCTTGCTGTCTGCACCGATAAAAAACTGGCTCGAGGCTGGCGAGTAAGCATAGTTTTTGTAAGGTGAATTGTAACGGATGTCAAAGCCGACATTGGTTTTGAGTGCTTTAAAGAAAGTTTGATTGATATAAAAAGTATTGAAGGTATACACCTCCGGTGTACGCAATATGTCAGGATTATCTGTTTTCTGATAAACCAGGTAGCTTTCCAGGTTAAATTTACCCCAACGGAACTTTTTACCGATGGCAATTTTTAAGAGGTTAACACTGCTGCCCAGCTGAACTGGCATTAGGGTTAGCGTATCGGTTCTTGTAGTTGTAGTCTGCATGTCTAAAGCTCTCGATTTAAAATACAGATAATTGGTGATGAGGTAGTATTGCGCCGTAGCATCCAGTTTCAGCCGCTCATTCAGGTATTTAAAGGAGAAATTGATCGTTTTGGTTCGATCAAAGCTGTTACCATTCTTGTCGCCCAGCCAGTTGTAATGGTTTCCAACAAAACGGTTATAAATCTCTTCCGGGGATTTGTTCTGGAAATAAGCGCCCAGCACCACCCTGCCTACCGAATTACTGAGCAGCACATTGCTCTTAGCCTCATACAAAAAATCGCCGGTATGTCTACCCTGAAAAATCTGTTCCACATCCAGGTTCAGGTCTATCCGGTTGCTAAACCTGTAGCCTGCCGAGCCTAGTAAAGTGATGTTTTGAAAAGTAGAATTGTATTTATAAAAATTGGTGGTATCGGGATACTGGCCCAGTTGTGTATAATTATAGTAATCGTGCCGGATGCCCGCATCTACCTTTAATTCATTTTTAATGATAGAACTGGATTTTGCCCTTAGAAAAAAACTATATACAAACTCATTTTGAATGTGCTTGTAAAAGGTACTGTCGTTCGTAAAACTCGGATCGGCAAAACCTTCCGGAATTACAGAACTATCGTCATCTTCATTTTTCTGAAATGCATAGGAACGTTTATCGTATTTAAATGTATAGGCAATTTTATTCGTTGGCAAGATCTTATCCGATATTTCCTGGGCAAGACTGTCTATACGCCCAACAAAATAGGTTTGTTTGAGCATAAAAGAACCCTGTCGCCATATTTGCCTGGCATTGTTTAAGCGCACCCTTTCGGCTATCCGGTTTAGGCCCAGCTGGCCTTCGGTGGTAAAAATATCATCATTACCCACTGAACCATTTTCAGCTGCCTTCAAAGTATTGAATATGGCATTGCTCCATAAATTATAACGTTTATTGGGCGATTCGTACCAGGTGAACAATGCCCCGTTCAAATCGTCGCCCCTTTGACGGGCATAGATACCATTGGCACCAATCCGGTTAAAATTTGCGCCCACATTAAAGTTTTTCTTCACATTCTGGGAGTGGATCACTTTAAAAACCTGTTCTGCATCTCCCGCCGCCACATAATACAAACTGGTAAAAGGCGTCCTGGCCTTATAGTATTTAATGTCGTCCTGGGTCATGGCATAATAATCCAATGCGTGAAAGCCGGCATCAAAACCAATTGTTTTTGAAGGTTCAAACAGCATGGGCATAGCTGCCAATCCCAGGTTACCGGTACCTACCGTAGGTCTTCTTGGCTGTACAAGCACACTAAAGTTCTGAAAGCCATTTAAGCTCGTATCCAATGCCAGCGTTTGAATGCTGTCTTTTGTAAGCTTTAGCGTCGTATAACGAACATATTTAGATGTAAATACCACAGAGTCGATCCCTCCTTCCTCTTTCTTACGCAAAGAATCCAGTTCCTTGTTCTCCCTGACTGTAGTTTTTAAATCCTGCGCATACAAATGCCCGGTACTTAAACCTGCAAGCAAAAGAACAAATAAAACAATGCGTCTATACATTATAGCGTCGAAATTAACTGGCTCAATATCTTAGTCATTTTGGGTTCAGCAGCACTTGCAGTCTCCAGGATCTCGTCCAGGCTAACAGGCTGCAGCTCTTCAGGAAAACCTTCATCTGTCAATACAGAGATGGCAAATACAGGCACACTCATATGATTGGCTACAATAACTTCAGGCACGGTGCTCATTCCTACTGCATCTCCTCCTATGACCCTTAAATATTTATATTCTGCTCTTGTTTCCAGGTTTGGGCCTGTTACAGACACATATACACCCTGATGACAAGTAATACCTTCTTTTTCAGCAATCTGCATTGCACTTGCAATGAGTTTACGACTGTAGGGTTGGCTCATATCCGGAAACCTTGGCCCCATATCGGCATCATTATGCCCTCTCAAAGGGCTCTCCGGCTGCAGATTGATGTGGTCGTTAATGATCATCAGATCACCTTTCTTGAAATCAGGGTTCAAAGAGCCTGCAGCATTCGATACAAAAAGACAATGTATCCCCAGGGCCTTCATTGCCCTGATCGGAAAAGTGATCTGCTGCATACTATACCCCTCGTAATAGTGCAAACGGCCCTGCATTGCCATTACCCGCTTGCCTTTAAGCGTTCCAAAAATCAGCTTCCCGGAATGGAACTCTAAAGTAGAGATTGGAAAATTAGGGATATTGGAATACATTAAACTGAATTCGATTTCCATCTCCGTTACAAGCCCCCCAAGGCCCGTTCCTAAAACAATTCCAATCTCGGGCTGGAAATTATTGGTTTTGCGCTTTATATATTCAACGGTTTCGTGTAGTGCCTGAAACATAATTTAAAATCTTTTGATCAAATGTAGCTTTATCTTTTTCCTGCAGCTCAATTTTAATGGGCAAATAAAAGACCGGTAAATTTAACAGTAATTCTTTTAAAGTAACAGCTAATAAACGCTGTGCATCCTTTTCTGTTGTGATGATGATCTTTTCTTTTGAACCTTCACTTTGAAACGCATTAACCAGCTGCTCGATATTTTGCCTGCTGAACGGGTAGTGATCGGGATAATTGTGCTGTACAATATGTTTTGAGTATCCTTTTAAATGTACCAGTAAAGGTCCCGGATTGGCTATTCCGGTAAGTAAAAACACCCTTGTATCAGCACTAATGGCATCACAAGACTGTTCCGCACCCGAAAACAGGTGCTTCAGGTTTCCATAGCTGATAAAAGAAAAGAATAGTCCGCCGGCCGGCATATTTCCAAAATTTTTGACGCAGGCTGCGGTTTCCATGGCGTCAGACCTTTCCGGAGCTTTGGTAACCAGTAGTGACTGCGCCCGCTTGTAGCCATCAAAGGGCTCTCTTAGATTCCCGGCAGGCAGCAGAAACTGCCAGCTCAGTAATTTCTCATACTCAAAAAGCAAAATACTGAACCCTGGTTTCACTTTCCTGTGCTGGTAGGCATCA from Pedobacter africanus includes:
- a CDS encoding purine-nucleoside phosphorylase; this translates as MFQALHETVEYIKRKTNNFQPEIGIVLGTGLGGLVTEMEIEFSLMYSNIPNFPISTLEFHSGKLIFGTLKGKRVMAMQGRLHYYEGYSMQQITFPIRAMKALGIHCLFVSNAAGSLNPDFKKGDLMIINDHINLQPESPLRGHNDADMGPRFPDMSQPYSRKLIASAMQIAEKEGITCHQGVYVSVTGPNLETRAEYKYLRVIGGDAVGMSTVPEVIVANHMSVPVFAISVLTDEGFPEELQPVSLDEILETASAAEPKMTKILSQLISTL
- a CDS encoding putative porin; the protein is MYRRIVLFVLLLAGLSTGHLYAQDLKTTVRENKELDSLRKKEEGGIDSVVFTSKYVRYTTLKLTKDSIQTLALDTSLNGFQNFSVLVQPRRPTVGTGNLGLAAMPMLFEPSKTIGFDAGFHALDYYAMTQDDIKYYKARTPFTSLYYVAAGDAEQVFKVIHSQNVKKNFNVGANFNRIGANGIYARQRGDDLNGALFTWYESPNKRYNLWSNAIFNTLKAAENGSVGNDDIFTTEGQLGLNRIAERVRLNNARQIWRQGSFMLKQTYFVGRIDSLAQEISDKILPTNKIAYTFKYDKRSYAFQKNEDDDSSVIPEGFADPSFTNDSTFYKHIQNEFVYSFFLRAKSSSIIKNELKVDAGIRHDYYNYTQLGQYPDTTNFYKYNSTFQNITLLGSAGYRFSNRIDLNLDVEQIFQGRHTGDFLYEAKSNVLLSNSVGRVVLGAYFQNKSPEEIYNRFVGNHYNWLGDKNGNSFDRTKTINFSFKYLNERLKLDATAQYYLITNYLYFKSRALDMQTTTTRTDTLTLMPVQLGSSVNLLKIAIGKKFRWGKFNLESYLVYQKTDNPDILRTPEVYTFNTFYINQTFFKALKTNVGFDIRYNSPYKNYAYSPASSQFFIGADSKTFESTPIVDVWVKASLRKANLFVKCDYVNQGFPSKGYYTINRYPMQDRMLFKFGVQWNFYD
- the lpxK gene encoding tetraacyldisaccharide 4'-kinase; translation: MLNMIKYLRLLLLPFSVLYGIVVVCRNKCYDIGLFKSTSFDLPVICVGNLVVGGSGKTPVTEYLVRLLKDYKVAILSRGYGRKTRGFILADENANALTIGDEPMQFYSKFRHVTVAVCEDRVYGINRLKDSHDLIILDDAYQHRKVKPGFSILLFEYEKLLSWQFLLPAGNLREPFDGYKRAQSLLVTKAPERSDAMETAACVKNFGNMPAGGLFFSFISYGNLKHLFSGAEQSCDAISADTRVFLLTGIANPGPLLVHLKGYSKHIVQHNYPDHYPFSRQNIEQLVNAFQSEGSKEKIIITTEKDAQRLLAVTLKELLLNLPVFYLPIKIELQEKDKATFDQKILNYVSGTTRNR